GAATTATACTTGAGTGGCATCAACAAAAATATACTCTAAAAAAGATGCAATCGGATTCAATATAACATCTCTATATTAAAATACAAATGGCGATACAAGCTCCTACTAGAAAAAAGGATACGCTTTTTGCCCAGCTCCTTGAAATGCAGGATCCAAATCTCTCATAGAAACTGACATACTGGTTTATTTATAAAAATTCAGAATGTCGTTTTTAATAATCACAATCTGAATACCGAGACGTAGTCCAAGAATCCCCTGTAATAAATAAAGCTTTAAACTTTAAACACTCGGTGCTCGTCTACATAATCAACAAGATGATAAATGGCGCAAATGTATCGATTTTTGCAGGCAGCTCATTGGTATTAAAATGACAAGCAAGTCAACAAGAGTCAACATTATTTCAAATACACAAACATATAGTAACTCAATTTCATGTGCAAGTTAGGCTCAAAAACAAATGCAAAAGTATTAAAAAAATACAGCTCTAAACCCTACACTAACACAAACTTCAAGGTCTTAGCGTCCCAATATAACAACAATTCAACAAAATCAATCTATATACTTACTGTAATGATTATCATCAACATCAAGTTTCAGTCACAAATTCTAAACCAAACATTATCGAAACACGCATCTAAATAAACAATCGTGCATCAAATTAGTTGAATTTTACAGATCAGGTGACGTATACAATCATGATTACAGTAAATATAGAGTTAATTCGTACCTTGGTGTAGAAGTAAGGATCGAAATTGATTTTTAGATCCaaaaatggaaaactgaattgtttGTTAAATTGAAAAGATGTTGgccgaaagagagagagagagagagagagagagagagaaagaaaggGAGGAGAAGATGGGGAGAATGATGGATGACAGGAGGGATGCGTGCGTGCGTGCGTGCGTGCTTGTTATCACTGATGTGAATGTTAATGGTGTTATGGTAATTGGTAATGGaagaaagctttttttttttttttcgtccgGTCAAAGATAACAGTATTTACTCCGTTTCTTTGTTCTttcaagacaaaatttcattcctcgtccctgaactttacatcaactttaactccctgtcctttttcttttATTTGTGCATccatcgtccctaatgtatcagaaatacctcgtcctcccgtctattttctgtctattttgccgttaccctcctatcacgtgcaaagcatgtgagggtaattttGGAAAAGGGACTAGGAATGTAATTTTtgtgttttatttatttttttttatttcacttTAATCAACAAGCACCCATTTACATGTTCCTCCACCAACTAATCTCAGGCTTCTTCTTTTGTTTTTCATGGCTAAATGAAGGAGATAATAAGAAGTAAATATCTTTTTCTTCGATTTGCTTCCTCAATCACCATTGATTAGGTCGCCTTCTTCTTCAATCACCTTCGATTAGCTTCAAATCCTCTAAAAACGCTTTCAGATCTACTACAAGATTCATATCTGTAGGATTTTGATGGCGGCGGTTAACGGTGGTAACCACCTGCGACGCGGCGGTGGTTACAGTAGCAAGTGGGTTTGAGTATTTTgcgatttgatgatgatgaatcgTGTTATTATATTTCTTGATGAAGATGAATTTTGTAATTTAGTTTGAGCTTTGTGGCCTAAAaattttatcaataatatttttgTTGAAATTCAATTGAAGATGAGTTTTGTGACCTAAAAAATTTATCAAATTTGAGGTATCTGAATGTTACTTTGATTATCCGTGGTTCTAATTAGGCAAAAAGCTATTTTTGTGATAAATAGTTTTGCTTTGTATACCTTCAGCGCTATAATTAAATTTCTGTATATATTTCTTACTTATAGGGTCCTTAAAGATTACTTCTTTTTTGttaatttaagattattattatgccTGATTAATTTGTACTGTAATTTAGAATACATTCAGGTTTAAGTAATGTGTAGTGTACATCTTTATGGAGTTGCAAATTCACCTTCTTATGCTATCAGTAGTTGTGATCCGTTCTTTGTAACCTCCGACAAGGAAAACACATATGTTTGTTGTATGAACAAAAAAGTATTGCAGCAAAAAATTATGTTATCCAAATCAGAACCTAATCGGAAGGACATGACATCCTTGGCATCAATCCCAAGCGGAAATTGAAAATAGGCTCCAAGGTAACTTAATTCCTTGTCATATCCGAATTTGTTATTGAAATGCAGGTACGGATCTGAACAACGAAACTATTTGAAGCAATTAGGGTTTGTGTTGATCTATTGATTAGGTATAAATGAGAAGAAGATGAATGGGAAAAGGAGAGGTGTTAATATGAgagagaatggaaatggaaaagaaATATGTAAAATgacgaaactaccctcacatgcttCGCACATGACTACACTTAACGTCTGAATTTGACATAAAGTAGACGGGAGACGAGGGATatagaattgtgatacattagggacgagcgatgcacaaaaaaaagaaaagggATGATGAGTCaaagttgatgtaaagttcagggacgaggaatgaaattttgtcttcttTCAACTCCGTTTCTTTCTTAATCATCTTTTTTCTTTACTCAGTATTTTTTTAATACTTGAGGTGTCCGAATATTATTACTTTCTAATTTCTAATACCATTAGAGCACGAGGTGTCCGTGTCGATTTTTCAGTGTCGATTTCAATGTCCATTTTTGACACTGAAATTGACTGACAGTCTGTATGGTGGAGGTGTACACAGTGTCTATTTCAGTGtcaatttcagtgtccatttttttttttaaattgatttttaaatattgtatttaactaatttaatataaaaacaaaataattgattaaaattcataaaataaactattaaatttattaaaattcataaaataaaccattacatttattaaaattcataaaataaactagTACGTAATAAAATTCATAAGTCGTCACGAAGATCCCACAAATGTTCAACCAAATCAGATCGTATGCCTTCATGCACTTCTCTATCACGTAACTCCCTTGTTCTTCTTGCACGAGCGTCACACCTATCGATCCACGTACGTTGTATATGTTGGACGGGCTCAACTACCCAATCATTCTCAGCAAGGTTGTATCCATTATCTTCGATAATGATGTTGTGTATCACGATGCACGTGTACATTAGTTGTCTCATTATATTCACTTCGTAAGCTCGTGCGGGTTGTTGAAGAATATGCCAACGGCCTTGTAGGATCCCAAACGTTCTTTCAACATCTTTGCGAGCGCTCGCTTGTTTCTTTGTAAAGTAAGTACGTTGTTCGTCAACGGCACTTGAAAATCCCTTAACAAATGCCGCCCAAGTTGGGTAAATACCGTCAGCTAAATAATACCCTCTGCTGTAATGAACCCCGTTTATTTGATAAGGAACGTCGGGCATTTCCTCATTAAGCATTGAGTTGAACAAATCACTAGTGTTTAGCACATTAATATCGTTGTTTGAACCCGCTACACCAAAATACGCATGCCAAATCCAATTATCATACGAGGCGACCGCTTCAAGCATAATAGTTGGGTAACTGTGATCGTCTCGCATATACTGTCCTCTCCACGCAATCGGACATTTTGCCCATGCCCAGTGCATACAATCTATACTACCCAACATGCCCGGAAAACCATGAATCCTTTCATGACATTCATACAAACGGTGaatgttgtgacgatcgctccaaatccatatggacgaacacgtcattcatcgatttcattgcgagatatttgacctctatatgatacgttttgtaaacattgcattcttttgaaaaggcacaccataaatgaatatttaaatcaaaggttttcgacatctgatgatttctacatgtagacaatcaccg
The window above is part of the Rutidosis leptorrhynchoides isolate AG116_Rl617_1_P2 chromosome 1, CSIRO_AGI_Rlap_v1, whole genome shotgun sequence genome. Proteins encoded here:
- the LOC139848412 gene encoding uncharacterized protein, giving the protein MLGSIDCMHWAWAKCPIAWRGQYMRDDHSYPTIMLEAVASYDNWIWHAYFGVAGSNNDINVLNTSDLFNSMLNEEMPDVPYQINGVHYSRGYYLADGIYPTWAAFVKGFSSAVDEQRTYFTKKQASARKDVERTFGILQGRWHILQQPARAYEVNIMRQLMYTCIVIHNIIIEDNGYNLAENDWVVEPVQHIQRTWIDRCDARARRTRELRDREVHEGIRSDLVEHLWDLRDDL